The window TTTATAATGCGTATATTTTACTCATATTTCGACTGTCAGGGTGTTTTTCTAAGGAGGCAAGGGGCTTGTGAAAGTGCGCAGACATGACCTGCCGGGTTGCGGGTCCTCAGTCAATGGGCTTCAGAGGGAGTCGAACGCGAAACGTGGTGCCCTTTCCCGGTTCCGTCTCGAAATCGAGCAGGCCGCCGTGCTTGTTGACCACGATGTCATGGGAGATTGCCAGCCCTTGTCCGGTGCCCCGGCCGACATCCTTGGTTGTGAAAAAGAGGTTGAACACCTTGTCCCGGATGTCTTCCGGAATACCCGGGCCGTTGTCCTGGACGAGGATGACCGCGTAATCGCCGTCCTTTCTGGTCGTGATGGTGATCAGTCCCTTTTTCGATGTCCCGTGCACGCCATCCCCGATGGCATTTGCTGCGTTGATGATGAGGTTCAGCAGGACCTGGTTGATTTCAGCCGGGTTGCAGTGGATTGCCTCCAATTCCGGATCGAATTCGGTGATGACGTCGGCAACGTAGCGCCATTCGTTGCGAGATACGACCAGCGTACTTTCGATATGCTCCCAGATGTCGGTCTGCCTCATGCCTTCGGTTACGGGAAGCGAAAAGCGTTTCATGGCCTGGACAATGGAGCTGATGCGGTCGATTCCGTGGAAAATCCTGTCGATCGTTTTCGGAACCTCCTCAATGACGAATTCGAGATCTATCTCCGCGGACAATGTTTCGATGGCCATGACGAAGTCGCTGCTTCCGGACGCATCGACGGAGGGGAACTGTCCGGTCATGCGCGCCAGCCTGTTCAGCCCGTCGCAGGCCTCTTTGAGAAAGGTCATGGAGTCGCCTATGTACTGCACTGGTGTGTTGATCTCATGGGCGATGCCCGCAGCGAGCTGGCCCACCGCCTCCAGTTTTGCAGTCTGGGCCAACTGGGCTTCGAGGAATTTCATTTCGGAAACGTCCTCGCCCAGAATGAGGAACCCGTCGGGAGTGCCGTGCTCGGCCAGCAGGGGGGTGATAGTCACGACATGAAAGATCTGTTTTCCGCCGGGGCTTATGTGGCAGATATTGTTGATTCGTGTGGCTTTCCCGCTGTTGCGTGCGGCTTCGATACTTTCGGCGAGCCTGCCCCAGGAACCGGGGAGTTGCAGGTGGTCGAGGCGTTTGCCGACAACGGTCTCGGCCGACAAATTGAAGGTTTCCTGGGCCGCCTGGTTCCACCGTGTCACCGTTCCGTTGCTGTCGAGCCCGACGAGCACTGCGGTTATGGATGAGAGTATCTGGTCGATTTCCCGGTGTGCCTGCTTGCGTTCGGCAACCTCCACGAGAAGGTGCGCGTTTGCATCGGCCAGTTCCTCCGTCCGTTCGGCGACCATATGCTCAATGTTGGAGTACGCGAGCTGCAATGCCTGCTCCGCACGCTTGCGGGATGTTATGTCACGGCTGACTCCAATGAGGCCGATTATTTCCCCGTTCGGGCCGAGGCAGGGTGACTTGACCGTGTCGATCAGCTTCCGTGTTCCGTCGGGATACGTTATCCACTCCTCGCTGCTCCGCTGACTGCCTTGGGCCAGCATGGCCGCGTCATGCCACCTGAATTCTGCCGCGACCTCCTCTGGGAAAAGGTCATGGTCGGTCCGGCCGATGAAATCATCCTTGGGAAGTCCAACAAATTCTTCGAACCGCGAATTGCCTCCAAGGTATGTTCCGTTGATATCTTTGAAGAATATTATGTCGGGTATGGAGTCGAGCAAAGAAATGATCAAGGCGGACTGCCGTTGCAGTTTTTCTTCGGCTTCCTTTCTTTCGGTGATGTCGACCATGACGGACAGGAGATAATGTTTCCCCTGGTTCTGGATGACTTCGCCAGATATGATCCCGCTGCGGATCGAACCGTCCTTGCAGGTGATGAGCAACTCCTGCGAAGCGCTTTTGCCATCCTGCAGAGCCTGTTGAGAAGATACGTTGAGGATATTGGCGTTAATGATTCCAAGCTCTACGGCCGTGCGTCCGAGGGCCTCCTCACGGGTAAATCCCAACGTGGTGACCCAGGAATTGTTGACATCGACAAACCGTCGGTCGGGAAGCGAACTGAGGGCCATGGGGTTCGGGTTGAACCGGAACAGGCTTTCGAAGCGCTGCAACGATTCCTGCTCCGCGGAGAGGTTTTTCGATATACCGAAGATGCAATTGAGGCCGTTCCATGTGCCTTGCCAGATGCGCGTCTCCACGGGCACGAGAGAGCCGTCCTTGCGGGCCAAGGGGAGCGGGCAGGTCTTGCGGAAGCCTTGCAGCATGTCGCGGAAAATCGTTTCCACCTCCTGCCGTCTGTCGGACGGATGAACGTCGAGCACGTTCATGGATCGGAGTTCTTCAATGCCGTACCCCAGAGTGGTCGCGGCGGCCGTGTTCGTGAAGTGGATGGCCCCGTCGTGGGTGCAGACCCATAGCGGGTCCGTCATTGACTCGAAGAAGTAACGGAAATTGTGTTCGCTTTCCTGCAGCGCTTCTTCGACCGCCCTGCAGGCGTCTTCGCCGCGTTCAAGATCGGCAATCCTCTCCTGAGCCTTGCGCAAGTCCGCCAGGAGATCCTCTCTGTTCATGTTCGAATAATTCATGAATTTTCCTGAGATGAAGAGTGCCGGGATACTCTTGGATCCGCCCTCTCTGCAGGAGCGATAAAGCCGAAGAGCGCCTTGTCACGGTGAGGGCAGGCCAATATTTCTGATGGTACGCCATTCCGAGTACTCATAAGTACATATCTTGTGGGTTTTCTTCAAGATCAACTCGTTGAGATCAGACGGAAGAATCCACTTTCGGTGCATCAAGGCTGTATGCGTTGATCAGGAAATCCTTTCATCAAAAAGGGCTGTTTTCGGACCTTGGAATGATGTCACTGCAAAAAGTCGTCATCCCCTTGAAGAAGGGGATCCATGCCTTTTTAACTATCTGAAAAGAATGGATCCCCGCCTTCGCGGGAATGACACTCGGGTTCTTTTGCGACTTTTTGCAGTGTCGTCTTAGAATGCTTTTTTCAGATTAATTCGTCATCAAGCCAGTAAGGATGCCGATTCGAGCAATTTGGCGGGTTTGTAACTAGACGCCCGTTATACAACAAGGACACATCGCTTTGGTCTCTGCAAAAAATACGTAATACGTTTCTCCATCTACGTGCTTTTCGCGCATTCTACGGAGTTCGCATCCATTATATTTCCAATGTATATTCAAAAAATACCGTCTCGACCGCGTCGTTTGGTTTGGAGACGATGCTGCTTTTTGGCAGCCGCTTCCCTAGACACGTTTTCTTGTCAAGTCAAAGATAACGAGCCATTTTGATGAACATTGATCTCGCCAAGCATTTTTAAAACCCTATCCCAGAGGAAACGGTCCGGCAACGATTCCGAGGCGGTTCAAATGCGCATGCCTGGCACAAGCGCGTCTTGCGAGGACAGATTTTGAGCGGTTTCCGGCGGACGGACCAGGGTCTTTGAAATTGTGCGCGTGGCTACATCTCAACAAATTTAAACGGAGAGGATGCTTGTGCCTTCCAATAGAAATTCTGATGTATATGGGATGTCATTTTCTAAGGACATCATCTGTAAAGTATGGAGTAAAGGCGTAGTGATTCAAGGCTACAACCCAGATGAATGGCGCTTTGACATCTGTGGAAGCCCCATGAAATTTAGTGCTTATGGGGATATTGAATCAGAGCATGGCTGGGAAATAGATCATATCAGGCCGGTTTCCAAGGGCGGTTCAGACGAGCTTTTAAATCTTCAGCCACTTCAATGGGAAAATAATCGATCCAAGGGCGACAGGTATCGTTGGAAGTTCTAGTTGGAATGCAACGAATGCAACCGTTCAGAGAGGTGCACGCTTCACCCTGGGCCCGAGCTATGGCGCATTCGCCCACCAAGGCGGCTCCTTTTCCTTACGGATTCGTGTAAAATCGTCACAGTTAAAAATTTATTGATTTTTTATTCAAAAGGTTGGCTTTTTTTTGCAATAGTTGAGCTTTAATTTATTTTGTAGTATTTTTCATTTATTATTATATTAATTTTTTCTAAAATAGAATTTATTATTATTTGTTAAATTTTTAAAAACTTATTTATCGAAATCTCTTACATTCTTGGAATTTTGTGCGTTAAATCATTAACTGGAACAGAAGGGTTGGTTTAAGTCATGGCGTTAACAAAGTGTAGCTTATGCGGCAAACGTATTTCCAGTTCCGCAGTGGCCTGCCCTGGGTGCGGAGAGCCTCGCCCTGAAAGTGGTTGGCCTGAACTTAAGAAGGCAAAATTTAAGTGGTGCATTATCGCATTCGCCATATTTGTTGTTATTTTTTTGTTCACGTATAGAGATTTAGAGCAAAAAGTGTACGCTTTGACTCCATGGATTGATGTAGTTTACAATTCACCCATAGATAAATCTGTTTCACAAGTTGAAAAATATATTAAAAATCGTCTAAAAGATCCGGATAGTTTCGAAGTGATAGAATGGGGTGATGTCGTTAAAGGCCCGGATGGTGCTTGTCAGGTTACATGTCTGTACAGAGCGAAGAATAGCTTTGGTGCATATGTTGTTGAAGACGTGCTAATTCAGCTTGATAAGCATGGAAATGTGACAAAATCAGTCAAGTTTATCGATTAGTTAAAATTGTTGAATACAAACAATTCAATTTCTTAATATATAATTTTTTTAAATATAAATGCGTTTTCTCTTCAATCCAAAAGTGCGTTTTGGCATACTAGCGCCAGTTTAGAGCCACTTCTCAATCATGCACGATTGAGTAAATGGTAATCTACTTGATAAATTTACTTTATTTTGAAAGGTGTATGATTGTTCGGTTGAGACCTTGTCGGGATCACTTGAAGCCGCGACAAGCACTCTTCAGAGCGATCCTTGCGCATCGTCCAGTCCCAAAGGGCGGATTCGATCTCCTTCCATCGCTGATTCCATGCCTTCTGAGTGATGCTTTTGATTACCGAGGAATAAAACTGAAGAATTTCCGTCGCCTCATCACGGCCGTACACAAGAGCGTCAACTTCCATCTCTGCCATTGCCTTATGTTCATCTTCATAGCAGCGAACGTACATTTCAGCCAAATCCAGGCGTTTATCGAATTCTTTCAAAACCTTGCGCTTTTCCTTGAAGACAACTGCCAGTGCAGCCTTTTTCATGACCCAATAATTAGGCTTCTCGGGCAGAGTATTCTTTGACCTGGAAGGGACCGGCCCCATCTGCTGGAAATATCGCTCCGCACTTGGAAAACCGGTCACTGCCCCAAGTTCAACATCCCAGCGTCCGGTCTTTAAAACATACCCTGTCTTGTCGGAGTTATTTTCAATCTGAACGGACATTGTTTCAAGGGTTTCATGGATGATGTCCCAGTCAGTATTTTCGAAACAAGTTTTGATCCCGAGCAGCACCATTCGGTAGTCATGGAGTGGCGAGGAAAAATTAAACGCCTTGCAGAGGGCCGAAGTGGCCTTCATGAGTTCACGAACAACCCCCTCTTGATTGAGTGATCTCATCCGATTGAGGTCTGCCATGACTACTGCAAGATGGATGTGAAAATGGTCAGTATCGTCGTGTGCTCCATAAGCTGCAAGGGCAGCATCATAACCCATTTTTTTCAAGAAAAGCTGTGCAATTTGTGTTACGTTTTCGAAAGCCTTTTTTTTCTCATTTTCAAGAAAACTTATGACAAAGTGCGTAACAGGTTTTTCAAGATACTGAGCGTGAAAAATAGTCGCTTCTACTTCGGCATAGAATTGCCGTTCTTCCTGAAACATGGAATTAAAAAATCCTTTAGAAATTCCGCCATTTTCACGCAGTACATAACGCATGAGATTGACGCCCTGTGAACGGCTATTCGAAAGTCTCTTTCTCGTTACGATCATTTAAATCCACCTCTTGGTCTGCGGCAATCCTGTTGATCAAATTCGTGAGCGTATCATTTAATTTCACAACCACAATATCCAGTTCTCGCTGATCAATATCTGACCAAATTTTGCGGCTTTGAAGGGATTTAATTTTTTTGGAAATTTCCAGTAAATTTCCAGCGATTGAAACATACGGCCGATGAGCTTTGGCGAGTCTGGTTGCCCAACGCTCGTTGATCATGTTGATAACAAAATTGCTTCTTGTCGTGCCAGAAAGGCAAGCTTTGGCGTCAATAACAAGCAACTGTTCACTTGATACTCTGACATTCAAATTCCGGTCTTTTAAGGAACTCTTACTGAGCATTTTTTATCTCCGTTTCGTTAGATTCTACGATGCGTAAATGAGATGAAAAAGTCAAAAAAACTAGGGGTAATGACCTTAAAAAACAACTTTTTTGACAATTTGTGGTACAAGGTGATGTTAAGATGAGTGTTGCACGCTCCAATCTTGCGGGCAAGACCTTCGTAACACTTGCTCAACCGGTTCCATGGCCGCCCCCAAAATTCTCTGTCCAAAGCGCGCCCAGAATTCATTGGTACCTCCGCAAAAAAAACAGGCCGAACCTATCCAGATTTTTCCCCGCCAAACAAAGCCCACAAAAAAATCATGGGTAGACTTGGATAAAGTCATGGAAAAGCCAATTCAGATCTTATCTCCGCAAAGAACCGCAGGCCGATACACCGATAGCCATTCAATCCGACCTGTCGGGGGCAACTCCACGGGCCATTGAGCCACTGGATTAACCAAGAGGCGACCCTGGTCTCACCGAAAACAGTCTGTGGCGCCGCAGGCAGCCCAGAAGCTCTCAGAATGGCTGTTTAAGCCTCCGGCAGTCAGAGTTGACCTTGGGCCTCGCAAATATGCCAAGGACGCTCTGCTTGGCATATTTGGGCGCGAAGGGGCCCTCGTCAGAATATCTTGGGGCCTCCCTACCTGCTTGCTGAAAATCTATGCGAACCTACGCCACATACCCCTGTACGCTTCACTACCAAGTCTGAGGGCACGGATCAAATAACGATCCAGACTTATCGCCGCACGATGACTCATGTTTTGGCCAACAACCTGAAATATCCTGTGCGTTACGCAGTAGTTCATCCAAATCCTTTCGCAAAGCTCGAATTGATTTTGAAGAGTGAAGAGTCGCTGCCAATATGAGCCTTTTAAAGTTGGTGTATCATCGTAGTCCAGAATGGTTTTTTTTATAGGCATCCAAAGACTTGGAAAGGTTCCTCCCATTCACCGGGCAAGCTCGGGGCGTTTTGGGATGATCGGTTAGTCACAAAGAGAACCGACTGCATGCATTTTTTAAGGCTCATTCAGGAGACGCTATGGGAAGTCTTTACCCGCATCTGTTTGACCGAAAGCGATAGGAAAAAAAGGATAATCCGGCTTGAGCCAAAATAGGGGCAAAAAGCATTGGAATACCAAGCATGCTTGAATCAAAAAATCGCTTATTCAAGAGACTTAAAAATTCACTGATTATTGCGCTGCAATTGCGCCCAGAATAGGTAGAAAAATGATCACAATTTTAGGTCCTGATTTAGCCATGATTTCAGCGCTAGATTTGAGTTTATAATGCCAATATTCGGGATAACAAAATTGTACAAAACTTATCGTGAATAAGTCCATGTATCTCATCGAAAAGGCGTTATAAAACCTGTTCAATAGTATTATATATGGCTTTAAATATCGTTTAAAATTTTTTAAGGTTTCACGTTAAATCCTGGACTGATTTTTATTAGTTCATGGCAATTTTTCCCGCATGAATTGCGTATATACTACTGGCATTGACCTGCTGGGAAACTTCGGACCACTCAGTTATTGATTATCTCTTTCCATACCTTCCTTACATATTTTTTCAATACCCGCTGATGCCACGCAGCAGTTTTAGTACCGACTGGTTCGATGGTGCTCTGTTCTGTTGCGCCGATGAGAATGTCGAGCGCAATATGTGGGATGGCCGTAAGGTCGTTCCTGCGGGTTATTGAAATCTGTGGCAAATCTTACTGTTGAGTTCTCGGCAAATTACGTATTTTGTAAGTATTATAATCTCTTTCCGAATTATTTTATTTTAGTGTAAAGTTATTAATGATTTAAATGATTTCGAATGAAATTTTTAAAATATCATATCTTAAATATTTATTTCACGTAATTATATTTCATTGTTAAAAATAATACGAAATTTAAAATGGAGGAGTTTTGCAAAAAACAATGTGTTTTAAAAAGAGTAAATTATTTTTTAAAATAACTATTTATTCTTTTTTAATTATTATTCTATCTGCGCTCTCTACTGCTTGCCATGCTCAAGATGGTATAAAAAATAAACCATTGGATCCGACTCAGTCAAAAAAAACTGAAATTTCAGAATCAGTTCCTAAAAATAGAGTAGATTCTCCATCAAGCGCTTTTGTTCAGTACGCACAGTCTGCTGGAGTGCGTAAATGTTTGGGGCGTATAGAGCAAGTGGTCACGTTTTTGACGGGTGACATCAGTACTGTAGGCGGGCATTTTTTCATTCCCTCCCCAGACCCTGACAATATGATGGTTTCGCTGTCCATGGAAATACAGCAACCCGGAAACATTCTGGCTTACGCAAGTTCCAGTTTTGCCCCAAATCAAGTCAATGGCTGTGGCGGTATCTATGAAACGGTAGTATATTGGCCTCAGAAAAGTGAGCTTGTCGCTCAGCAACAATACTCTGATCTGCACAGAGTCGGGAAATTATCAAGTCAGATTATTGTTTTGGATGGAGGATCTACGCTGAGAATTTTTTTGATGCCAGCTGGAACTGGATGCATTGCGATAAAAAAAGAATTGATCCAGTAATAAGAATTGTTTTGTTTTTTTGTAACATTTAAATTGCTATAAAAATGAGGATCGCGATGCAAGTTTTTATGAAAAAACGTGTGAGATTTTTTTTTGTGACTTTTTTATTATTAATTTTCGTATTGGTAGGTAATGCTTATGCAGCCGATACAGATTATACATTTCCAAACATCACGAATCCTGGGTCGATATCTGGAGTGGAAAGCCTGAGCGTCGATGGCACAACGACGCTGACCGGCGAGACCAAAATCAATGTCAGCGGCACGGCAACGACGACTATTGGAAATCAATCGAGCGCAGTCAATATCTTGGGCGGGACGAATACCATTGGCAACGTAGGCAGTTCTGTAAACACTCTGAACGGTTCGACCAACACCCTGAACGCCACTGCCCAGAATGCAATCACAGGCGGCACCGGCAACGCCATCACTTCGGTTACGGGTAACAACGCCATCACCGCGGTTACGGGTAACAACGTCATGAGCGCGTTGGGTGTTAATGGCGAGAATCGTCTGGAGGCGAATGCCGCGACGGGTACAAACTCTATCGAGGCCAAGCGCAACAATATCGGAGTAGGCACCACCAACTCGACAAACACTATAGGCAATACATTCGCAGGTACGACTGTCGATCTTAAGGGCGGCAACAGCCACGTAGCTGTTCAGCAAGGCAGTGCCAGTATTGGATCGGGAACAAACGGGCTTACCACGACCAGCACTGCAAGCACGTTGGGTACAGACGCCGCAACTCTGAACACTCAACTCAATGGTGTTGGCGATGAAGCGAGCCGCGCCAACCTGGCTGGGGCGAGCTACGTCAACCGTCTGGAAGGCGACACCCTCATCAATGGCAATACCTTTATTAACGGTCGTCTCGTTTACACTTCCAACACCGTGGCGACCACCTCCGTCAATAGCGGCACAAGCATACTGCCGAGCGCAGGAAAAACCTCCGGACACATGACTATTGTCAACAAGGATCAGATCGCGCCGCACGCTGTTGTCGATGGCAATGGCCGCATCGCAATTGCTAACGGACCTGCGACAGAAGCTTCGTCAGCCATGACTTTGACCAATGGTATGGGCAATACTCATGGCATGGTCATCACCGAACGCAAGACCGTCATTAGCGGTGGAACGCAATCCACCAGTTTGACCCTGGATGACAGAGGGGCGACCTTTGGCAAATCTTCAAACGGCGATCCTGTAAGGGTGACCGGAGTGGCTGATGGCAAGAGTCGCTGGGACGCGGTCAACTACGGGCAGTTGAACAGGGGCGTGGCCATCGCAGCAAGCATGGCGACAATTCCTCAGGTCGAACAGGACAAAACCTTCTCTCTGGGTGCGGGCACTGGCTACTACGGTGACGAAACAGGAATCGCCATCGGCGGCAGCGTGCGGCTTTCCCCCAATACTGTCATGAAAGCAGCGGCCAGTTTTTCCCCCACAGAATTCGATAACGCTGCCTTCAGCGCAGGCTTTGCCTACAGTTGGTGATTCCATCAAATGCCGCGTCCGGTCAGTACTGGACGCGGCATTACAAGGCGCGCCCCTCAGACTGGCCATGGGTTTGAGTCAGAGACT is drawn from Desulfomicrobium apsheronum and contains these coding sequences:
- a CDS encoding PAS domain-containing sensor histidine kinase gives rise to the protein MNYSNMNREDLLADLRKAQERIADLERGEDACRAVEEALQESEHNFRYFFESMTDPLWVCTHDGAIHFTNTAAATTLGYGIEELRSMNVLDVHPSDRRQEVETIFRDMLQGFRKTCPLPLARKDGSLVPVETRIWQGTWNGLNCIFGISKNLSAEQESLQRFESLFRFNPNPMALSSLPDRRFVDVNNSWVTTLGFTREEALGRTAVELGIINANILNVSSQQALQDGKSASQELLITCKDGSIRSGIISGEVIQNQGKHYLLSVMVDITERKEAEEKLQRQSALIISLLDSIPDIIFFKDINGTYLGGNSRFEEFVGLPKDDFIGRTDHDLFPEEVAAEFRWHDAAMLAQGSQRSSEEWITYPDGTRKLIDTVKSPCLGPNGEIIGLIGVSRDITSRKRAEQALQLAYSNIEHMVAERTEELADANAHLLVEVAERKQAHREIDQILSSITAVLVGLDSNGTVTRWNQAAQETFNLSAETVVGKRLDHLQLPGSWGRLAESIEAARNSGKATRINNICHISPGGKQIFHVVTITPLLAEHGTPDGFLILGEDVSEMKFLEAQLAQTAKLEAVGQLAAGIAHEINTPVQYIGDSMTFLKEACDGLNRLARMTGQFPSVDASGSSDFVMAIETLSAEIDLEFVIEEVPKTIDRIFHGIDRISSIVQAMKRFSLPVTEGMRQTDIWEHIESTLVVSRNEWRYVADVITEFDPELEAIHCNPAEINQVLLNLIINAANAIGDGVHGTSKKGLITITTRKDGDYAVILVQDNGPGIPEDIRDKVFNLFFTTKDVGRGTGQGLAISHDIVVNKHGGLLDFETEPGKGTTFRVRLPLKPID
- a CDS encoding HNH endonuclease signature motif containing protein translates to MLVPSNRNSDVYGMSFSKDIICKVWSKGVVIQGYNPDEWRFDICGSPMKFSAYGDIESEHGWEIDHIRPVSKGGSDELLNLQPLQWENNRSKGDRYRWKF
- a CDS encoding relaxase/mobilization nuclease domain-containing protein, with the protein product MRYVLRENGGISKGFFNSMFQEERQFYAEVEATIFHAQYLEKPVTHFVISFLENEKKKAFENVTQIAQLFLKKMGYDAALAAYGAHDDTDHFHIHLAVVMADLNRMRSLNQEGVVRELMKATSALCKAFNFSSPLHDYRMVLLGIKTCFENTDWDIIHETLETMSVQIENNSDKTGYVLKTGRWDVELGAVTGFPSAERYFQQMGPVPSRSKNTLPEKPNYWVMKKAALAVVFKEKRKVLKEFDKRLDLAEMYVRCYEDEHKAMAEMEVDALVYGRDEATEILQFYSSVIKSITQKAWNQRWKEIESALWDWTMRKDRSEECLSRLQVIPTRSQPNNHTPFKIK
- a CDS encoding YadA C-terminal domain-containing protein; the encoded protein is MQVFMKKRVRFFFVTFLLLIFVLVGNAYAADTDYTFPNITNPGSISGVESLSVDGTTTLTGETKINVSGTATTTIGNQSSAVNILGGTNTIGNVGSSVNTLNGSTNTLNATAQNAITGGTGNAITSVTGNNAITAVTGNNVMSALGVNGENRLEANAATGTNSIEAKRNNIGVGTTNSTNTIGNTFAGTTVDLKGGNSHVAVQQGSASIGSGTNGLTTTSTASTLGTDAATLNTQLNGVGDEASRANLAGASYVNRLEGDTLINGNTFINGRLVYTSNTVATTSVNSGTSILPSAGKTSGHMTIVNKDQIAPHAVVDGNGRIAIANGPATEASSAMTLTNGMGNTHGMVITERKTVISGGTQSTSLTLDDRGATFGKSSNGDPVRVTGVADGKSRWDAVNYGQLNRGVAIAASMATIPQVEQDKTFSLGAGTGYYGDETGIAIGGSVRLSPNTVMKAAASFSPTEFDNAAFSAGFAYSW